CCGCCGGGCGGCCGCGACGGCCGACCGGGCGGCGGGGCTGTTCGACGAGCTCAGCCTCCCGCGACCGACGGGATGATCTGCACCTCGGCGGCGTCGCGGAGCACGGCCGCGGCGCCGCCGCGATGGCGGCATTCCTCGCCGTCGACGTAGAAGTTGACGTACCGGCGCAGCCCCGCCTGTTCGTCGCGCAGCCTTCGCTCCAGCGCCGGGTACCGCTGCGCGAGCGCGTCGAGCAGGGCGCCCAGCGTGGCCGGCTCGCCGACCTCGACGTCCAGCCGGGACTCGCCGCCGGCCTTCTCCCGCAGCGTCCCGGGCAGCAGCACGGTGATCCGCACGTCTCACACCCTCGCGG
This window of the Amycolatopsis balhimycina FH 1894 genome carries:
- a CDS encoding ubiquitin-like small modifier protein 1, with product MRITVLLPGTLREKAGGESRLDVEVGEPATLGALLDALAQRYPALERRLRDEQAGLRRYVNFYVDGEECRHRGGAAAVLRDAAEVQIIPSVAGG